In Mycoplasmopsis maculosa, one genomic interval encodes:
- the arcC gene encoding carbamate kinase, with protein MKKIVIALGGNALGNNPQEQKELVKVPAQKIAALVKEGHSVLVGHGNGPQVGMIFNAFADAKKVNEKTPLIPFAEAGGMSQGYIGYHMLTSITNELKLSGIKKDVSYFLTQTIVDSNDKAFANPTKPVGPFYKTKEEAEVANPNSTIVEDAGRGFRKVVPSPLPIDFIGMNTIKQTYDNGGVVIVGGGGGIPTIINEEGLFEGVDGVIDKDFALSKLASKVNANTFIILTAVDYVSINYNKPDQKDLKTVTISELEEYILQNQFAPGSMLPKVKAAIAFVKENPENVAIIASLEKVGEAILGTSGTRIINK; from the coding sequence ATGAAAAAAATTGTTATAGCTCTTGGTGGAAATGCATTAGGAAATAATCCACAAGAACAAAAAGAACTTGTTAAGGTTCCTGCTCAAAAAATTGCAGCATTAGTCAAAGAAGGACATTCAGTATTAGTAGGTCATGGAAACGGACCACAAGTAGGAATGATATTTAATGCCTTTGCAGATGCAAAAAAAGTTAATGAAAAGACACCATTAATTCCATTTGCTGAAGCTGGAGGTATGTCACAAGGTTATATAGGTTATCATATGCTAACCTCAATAACAAATGAACTTAAGTTAAGTGGAATTAAAAAGGATGTTTCATACTTTTTAACACAAACTATTGTTGATTCAAATGATAAAGCTTTTGCAAATCCAACAAAACCAGTAGGACCTTTTTATAAAACAAAAGAAGAAGCAGAAGTTGCTAATCCTAATTCAACAATTGTAGAAGATGCTGGTAGAGGATTTAGAAAAGTTGTTCCTTCACCATTGCCAATTGATTTTATTGGAATGAATACAATTAAGCAAACTTATGATAATGGAGGTGTTGTAATTGTTGGTGGTGGAGGTGGAATACCTACAATAATTAACGAAGAAGGCTTGTTTGAAGGAGTAGATGGAGTTATTGATAAAGATTTCGCATTAAGCAAACTTGCTTCAAAAGTTAATGCAAACACATTTATTATTTTAACAGCAGTTGATTATGTAAGTATTAACTATAATAAACCAGATCAAAAAGATTTAAAAACAGTTACTATTAGCGAATTAGAAGAATATATTTTACAAAATCAATTTGCACCAGGTAGTATGCTTCCAAAAGTTAAAGCAGCAATTGCTTTTGTAAAAGAAAATCCTGAAAATGTTGCTATTATAGCAAGTTTAGAAAAAGTAGGAGAAGCTATTTTAGGAACAAGTGGTACAAGAATTATTAATAAATAA
- a CDS encoding variable surface lipoprotein, with protein MKNKILKSMLLVSSFSIPTIAISCNNPEEPKAEDSQAKKDYSASLELTNYYGSMLNETEKVKFDEKLKEIEDSLENPSDTKYSEAKTKLDEYRTNELLNKNSVKIALLEKIRISTNVEVKNNSPAYIKDLKAIHDEIETKYNELKNNKNEEEVSSEKAKLYDLVNPKMQEAINKMK; from the coding sequence ATGAAAAATAAAATTTTAAAATCTATGTTATTAGTTTCTTCCTTTTCAATCCCTACAATTGCAATTTCATGCAATAACCCAGAGGAACCAAAAGCTGAAGATTCACAAGCTAAAAAAGATTATTCTGCTTCATTAGAATTGACTAATTATTATGGCTCAATGTTAAATGAAACTGAAAAAGTAAAATTTGATGAAAAATTAAAAGAAATTGAAGATTCTTTAGAAAATCCTTCTGATACTAAATATTCTGAAGCTAAAACAAAATTAGATGAATATAGAACAAATGAATTGCTTAATAAAAATAGCGTCAAAATAGCTTTATTGGAAAAAATAAGAATTTCAACAAACGTTGAAGTTAAAAACAACAGTCCAGCTTATATTAAGGATCTTAAAGCTATTCACGATGAAATTGAAACAAAATATAATGAACTAAAAAATAACAAAAATGAAGAAGAAGTTTCTTCTGAAAAAGCAAAACTTTATGATTTAGTTAATCCAAAAATGCAAGAAGCTATTAATAAAATGAAATAA
- a CDS encoding APC family permease: MSETQTKEKKISFISAMLIVIGGSIGAGIFFKSGSVLSSSHASIILAAFCWIIASFAVIAMALALIEISSVRNDNLSLMSWTKVFCSRRIYLSSKDFMTYIYLPLTYFFMPLYVILSLQDGFTALLGRDAVFGTSQDWMIWLVISLIMTVYFLTVPAIWSKVGDIQNKVVLAVKFLPLVFVGIIGFVLAGTNTGGVSEVKILVESKGSISHAIKVGDGIASFSGIGAGLGVFLAVTAIFFAYDGFYVAAGIQSEMKEPKKTPAAIFLGLAITTLIYLLIAISMSINGGSFFSMQDYMANLFGSSLAARIVFGIMNLCIAIGVLGIINGFSMWAPRYVEDLLALGDLPFWNRFQGKLNPNRPIIGIVYSLVITIPVVIVFTAIGALAYLPLNADYAYYDSPNDWRALVSESGGSMNRLYTFADLMSNWTALFTFAFIAFAILGGIINRKTNKVLIKDKKKYFLPTAYISVIIVFISLLVTVLVPIIDLFLLAGFDSLYTARDAASEGMNAFLNNQYGYEGASKIVENMNLEASSDAALAFANVNVASKLNDLIISRVALVIVLALYIALSFAPSYIEDAIHKHKFGSLEKYEEYKTSILSQYKEQVLA, encoded by the coding sequence ATGAGTGAAACACAAACAAAAGAAAAGAAGATTTCCTTTATTAGTGCAATGTTGATCGTTATAGGTGGATCAATAGGTGCGGGTATCTTCTTTAAATCAGGTAGTGTACTAAGTAGCTCACATGCGTCAATTATTTTAGCAGCCTTTTGTTGAATAATTGCCTCATTTGCAGTTATAGCAATGGCATTAGCCTTGATTGAAATTTCTTCAGTAAGAAATGATAATTTATCATTAATGAGCTGAACAAAAGTTTTTTGTAGCAGACGTATTTATTTATCATCAAAAGACTTTATGACATATATTTATTTACCACTTACATACTTCTTTATGCCTTTATATGTAATTCTTTCTTTACAAGATGGTTTTACTGCTTTATTAGGTAGAGATGCTGTATTTGGTACATCACAAGACTGAATGATTTGGTTAGTTATATCATTAATTATGACAGTTTATTTCTTAACAGTTCCTGCAATTTGATCAAAAGTTGGAGATATTCAAAATAAAGTTGTTTTAGCTGTTAAGTTCTTACCATTAGTATTTGTTGGAATAATTGGTTTTGTTTTAGCAGGTACAAACACAGGTGGTGTTTCTGAAGTTAAAATATTAGTTGAATCAAAAGGTTCAATATCACATGCAATTAAAGTTGGAGATGGTATCGCTTCATTTAGTGGCATTGGTGCTGGATTAGGTGTTTTCTTAGCAGTTACAGCTATTTTCTTTGCATATGATGGTTTTTATGTAGCAGCAGGTATTCAATCAGAAATGAAAGAACCTAAAAAAACTCCAGCAGCTATCTTTTTAGGTCTTGCAATAACAACATTAATTTATTTATTAATAGCTATTTCAATGTCTATTAATGGTGGTTCATTCTTTAGTATGCAAGATTATATGGCAAACTTATTTGGTAGTTCTTTAGCTGCTAGAATAGTATTTGGTATTATGAATCTTTGTATAGCTATTGGTGTTCTAGGAATTATTAATGGTTTTTCAATGTGAGCTCCTCGTTATGTTGAAGATTTATTAGCTCTTGGTGATTTACCATTTTGAAATAGATTCCAAGGTAAATTAAATCCAAATCGTCCTATTATCGGTATAGTATACTCATTAGTAATTACAATACCAGTTGTTATAGTATTTACAGCTATTGGTGCATTAGCCTACTTACCACTTAATGCAGATTATGCATATTATGACTCACCAAACGATTGAAGAGCATTAGTATCAGAATCAGGTGGATCAATGAATAGACTATACACCTTTGCTGATTTAATGTCAAACTGAACTGCATTATTTACATTTGCTTTTATTGCATTTGCTATTTTAGGTGGAATAATTAATAGAAAAACAAATAAAGTTCTTATTAAAGATAAGAAAAAATACTTCTTACCAACAGCATATATTTCTGTAATAATTGTATTTATTTCATTATTAGTAACAGTTCTTGTTCCTATTATCGATTTATTCTTATTAGCAGGATTTGATTCACTTTACACAGCAAGAGATGCAGCTTCTGAAGGCATGAATGCATTCTTAAATAATCAATATGGTTATGAAGGTGCTTCAAAAATTGTTGAGAACATGAATTTAGAAGCTAGTTCAGATGCTGCCTTAGCATTTGCTAATGTAAATGTAGCTTCAAAATTAAATGATCTTATAATTAGTAGAGTTGCATTAGTAATTGTATTAGCATTATACATAGCTTTATCATTTGCTCCTTCTTACATAGAAGATGCAATTCACAAACACAAATTTGGTTCATTAGAAAAATATGAAGAATACAAAACATCAATTTTATCTCAATATAAAGAACAAGTTTTGGCATAA
- a CDS encoding APC family permease, with the protein MPNIKTKEKKISFISAMLIVIGGSIGAGIFFKSGSVLSSSHSSIILAAFCWIIASVAVITMGLSLIEISSVRNDNLSLMSWTKVFNNRKIYLSSKNFMTYICFPLTYFFMPLYAILTLQDSFTAFFGKPIIFGTSHDWLIWLIISLFISIYFLTIPTIWSRIGDIQNKVFLSFKFIPLVFIAIIGFILAGTNTGGVSEVKILVESNGSISHAIKVGDGIASFSGIGAGLGVFLAIAAIFFAYDGFYAAAGVQSEMKEPKKTPAVIFLGLAFTTLIYLLIAISMSINGGSFSKMQDYIGNLFGNLKVAKIIFGLMNLFITIGVFGIINSYSMWVPRYIEDLLALGDLPFWEKLNKKLNPNRPIVGVIYSLIITITIVTIFTIIGSLAYLPLNKDYLVFDSKNDWRALLSKSGGSMSRLYSFADLMSNWTSSFTFAYIGVAILGGIINRKTNRIKIIDKKKYFLPAAYISVIIVFISLLVTIVIPIIDLFLLIGFDSLYTARNLTFQNMNVFLNNQYGYKNSWTILETMNLNASLEASIAFSNINVNSLFNDLLISRISIVIVLIIYILLSFLPTYIEDKINKKKFGSLNKYYEYKNKILGIKG; encoded by the coding sequence ATGCCTAATATAAAAACAAAAGAAAAGAAGATTTCCTTTATTAGTGCAATGTTGATCGTTATAGGTGGATCAATAGGTGCAGGTATCTTCTTTAAATCAGGTAGTGTACTAAGTAGTTCGCATTCGTCAATTATTTTAGCAGCCTTTTGTTGAATAATAGCATCAGTTGCTGTTATTACTATGGGATTGTCTTTAATAGAAATTTCTTCAGTTAGAAATGATAATTTATCATTGATGAGTTGAACAAAAGTATTTAATAACAGAAAAATTTATTTATCATCAAAAAATTTTATGACTTATATATGTTTTCCACTAACATACTTTTTCATGCCTTTATATGCAATTTTAACCTTACAAGACAGTTTTACAGCTTTTTTTGGAAAACCTATAATATTTGGAACTTCACATGATTGATTAATTTGACTTATAATTTCTCTATTTATATCTATTTATTTTTTAACTATTCCAACTATTTGATCTAGAATAGGTGATATTCAAAATAAAGTGTTTTTAAGTTTTAAGTTTATTCCTCTTGTTTTTATAGCTATTATAGGCTTTATTTTAGCAGGCACAAACACAGGTGGTGTTTCTGAAGTTAAAATATTAGTTGAATCAAATGGTTCAATATCACATGCAATTAAAGTTGGAGATGGTATCGCTTCATTTAGCGGCATTGGTGCTGGATTAGGCGTGTTTTTGGCAATAGCAGCTATCTTCTTTGCATATGATGGTTTTTATGCCGCAGCAGGTGTTCAATCAGAAATGAAAGAACCTAAAAAAACTCCAGCAGTTATATTTTTAGGATTAGCTTTTACGACATTAATTTATTTATTAATAGCTATTTCAATGTCTATTAACGGTGGTTCTTTTTCGAAAATGCAAGATTATATCGGAAATTTATTCGGTAATTTAAAAGTAGCAAAAATTATTTTCGGTTTAATGAATCTTTTTATAACTATTGGAGTTTTTGGAATAATTAATAGTTATTCAATGTGAGTTCCAAGATATATTGAAGATTTATTAGCATTAGGGGATTTGCCTTTTTGGGAAAAGTTAAACAAAAAATTAAATCCAAATCGTCCTATTGTTGGCGTTATATATTCATTAATTATTACTATAACTATTGTAACAATATTTACAATTATTGGTTCATTAGCTTATTTACCTTTAAATAAAGACTATTTAGTATTTGATTCAAAAAATGATTGAAGAGCATTATTATCAAAATCAGGTGGGTCAATGTCAAGATTATATTCATTTGCCGATCTTATGTCAAATTGAACATCTTCATTTACATTTGCATATATAGGAGTTGCTATTCTTGGTGGAATAATTAATAGAAAAACAAATAGGATTAAAATAATTGATAAAAAGAAATATTTTTTACCAGCTGCATATATTTCAGTAATAATTGTATTTATCTCATTATTAGTAACAATTGTTATTCCTATTATTGATTTATTTTTATTAATAGGTTTCGACTCGCTTTATACAGCAAGGAATTTAACTTTTCAGAATATGAATGTGTTCTTAAATAATCAATACGGTTATAAAAATTCTTGAACAATTCTTGAGACGATGAATTTAAACGCTTCGTTGGAAGCTTCTATAGCATTTTCAAATATTAATGTAAATTCTTTATTTAATGATTTATTAATATCTAGAATTTCTATTGTAATTGTTCTTATTATATATATTCTTTTATCATTTTTACCTACATATATTGAAGATAAAATTAATAAGAAAAAATTCGGTTCATTAAATAAATATTATGAATATAAAAATAAAATATTAGGTATTAAGGGTTAA